In Harmonia axyridis chromosome 6, icHarAxyr1.1, whole genome shotgun sequence, a single window of DNA contains:
- the LOC123682811 gene encoding mast cell protease 2-like isoform X1, which yields MILLLIVILQFLSGIEAPAIVNGIYKASEPKQGEFPYHASLMLMKDNNYYSFCGGSLIHPKWVLSAAHCVQLDIDHPALKPQSIFVALGSVLRNSKGAQILGVEKTIIHPTYLETDRNDIALLKLKTSAALGPNVKIIKLHTNNKENLLGKTVFLTGFGITNDLHETPERLRKATLHVNTFNKCFSERDFANLEICATSTMAEGKACKGDSGGPLVLQRNNHLIQVGVTSHLAILPFCRFQFNNSVYTRVSAYIGWLSKVTGINFNTYPF from the exons atgatTCTGCTTCTAATCGTGATACTACAATTTCTCTCGGGCATTGAAGCTCCAGCAATTGTGAAT GGTATTTACAAAGCTAGCGAACCAAAACAGGGAGAATTTCCCTATCATGCTAGTTTAATGCTTATGAAGGACAATAATTACTACAGTTTTTGTGGTGGTAGTCTGATCCACCCAAAATGGGTTTTAAGTGCTGCACATTGTGTTCAGCTTGACATAGATCATCCTGCTTTGAAACC GCAATCCATATTCGTAGCCCTAGGCAGCGTGTTGAGAAACTCTAAAGGGGCCCAAATTTTAGGAGTcgaaaaaacaattattcatCCTACTTACTTGGAGACAGATAGAAATGATATAGCACTACTTAAATTGAAAACGTCTGCTGCTTTAG GTCCTAATGTGAAGATAATCAAGTTGCATACAAACAATAAGGAGAACCTTCTGGGTAAAACCGTGTTTCTCACAGGATTTGGAATTACAAATG ATTTACATGAAACCCCTGAAAGGTTGAGAAAAGCCACTCTCCATGTGAACACCTTTAATAAATGTTTCAGCGAAAGGGACTTCGCTAACTTGGAGATTTGTGCTACTTCGACAATGGCAGAAGGAAAGGCATGCAAa GGAGATAGTGGAGGTCCTCTAGTTCTCCAACGAAATAATCACCTGATCCAAGTTGGCGTAACCAGTCATTTAGCAATATTGCCCTTCTGTCGATTCCAATTCAATAACTCTGTATACACTAGAGTTTCCGCTTACATTGGATGGTTATCTAAAGTgactggaataaatttcaacacGTATCCCTTCTGA
- the LOC123682811 gene encoding serine protease 29-like isoform X2: MILLLIVILQFLSGIEAPAIVNGIYKASEPKQGEFPYHASLMLMKDNNYYSFCGGSLIHPKWVLSAAHCVQLDIDHPALKPQSIFVALGSVLRNSKGAQILGVEKTIIHPTYLETDRNDIALLKLKTSAALGPNVKIIKLHTNNKENLLGKTVFLTGFGITNAKGTSLTWRFVLLRQWQKERHAKEIVEVL, encoded by the exons atgatTCTGCTTCTAATCGTGATACTACAATTTCTCTCGGGCATTGAAGCTCCAGCAATTGTGAAT GGTATTTACAAAGCTAGCGAACCAAAACAGGGAGAATTTCCCTATCATGCTAGTTTAATGCTTATGAAGGACAATAATTACTACAGTTTTTGTGGTGGTAGTCTGATCCACCCAAAATGGGTTTTAAGTGCTGCACATTGTGTTCAGCTTGACATAGATCATCCTGCTTTGAAACC GCAATCCATATTCGTAGCCCTAGGCAGCGTGTTGAGAAACTCTAAAGGGGCCCAAATTTTAGGAGTcgaaaaaacaattattcatCCTACTTACTTGGAGACAGATAGAAATGATATAGCACTACTTAAATTGAAAACGTCTGCTGCTTTAG GTCCTAATGTGAAGATAATCAAGTTGCATACAAACAATAAGGAGAACCTTCTGGGTAAAACCGTGTTTCTCACAGGATTTGGAATTACAAATG CGAAAGGGACTTCGCTAACTTGGAGATTTGTGCTACTTCGACAATGGCAGAAGGAAAGGCATGCAAa GGAGATAGTGGAGGTCCTCTAG